Genomic DNA from Verrucomicrobiota bacterium:
ATTGGAGGGTTTTCCTCGAGTGGCGGTACCAGCTTCTTGACGCGGAGGTCGATTCGGCAGGCGGCGGTTTCGCTGCTGGAGATGAGATCGACTTCAGCGGGAGCGGATTTACCCTTGGTCTGACCTACCGATTCTAGGAGTAGTTGCCTCCGCTACGCAGGACCTTGCTCTAGCCTCGAAGGAATGGGACCGTATCAAACCGTCCACCGAGGACTGGTTCTGAGGGGCAGTTCAACCAATTTTCCAGCACCGTAGCATAGACGCTTCGAAAGTCGGTTTCGTAGGTAAGATCTCCGTTCCTAGGGAGGTCGAGATTGGGTGCGTCGCCCATTACCGATCCTGAAACGTTTTTACCCATCACAAAGAGAGGAGCCGCGGTCCCGTGGTCCGTTCCGTTGCTTTCGTTCTCGCGAGGGCGTCTGCCAAACTCAGAGAAGGTCATCGTCAACACCTGGGAGTCAAGACCATCGGCCTCCAGGTCGTTTTGGAACGCTAGAAGTGCGGTCGAGAGTTGCTTCAGAAGCTGAGGCTGGCGGTAAATCTGGTTGCTGTGGGTGTCAAAACCACCGAGAGAAACGAAGTAGACCCGGGTATCGAGACCGGCCCGGATCATTCGCGCTACTTTGCTAAGCGAATTAGCGATCTGTGACTCCGGATACACTGCCTTCCTCCGATGATTCGCCAACACCCTTGCAATCTTTTCATCCATCGCCAGCGCATCGAGATAAGTATGACTCAGAAAGTGCATTGGCTCCTGCTCGCCGACTTTCAGCTCGCTCAGTTCCTCCAATAGTTTCCGATCTCCGGCGGATCCTTTCTTGGAGAAAGACGCGGCCCCGTAGATGTTGAGGAATTCGTCCGAGTCGAAGACCTGGGGCGCCTGTTGCGTAAGATAAATCCCTTTTGGATCATCCTCATCAGGAGAACCGGCGCAGGAGTTGTCGAAGAAACGGGAAACCCATCCGGTTGGCTCCACGTCGTCCGAATCTGATCCAGTTTCCCAAATCTCCATGGACCGGAAGTGGCTGCGGTTTGGATTGGGATAGCCTACGTTTTGCAAGACGCTGAGTTTGCCATCCGAGAATAGCCGGTGGAGGCTTTCGCAGCTCGTAGGGAGTCCGGAAAGTTCATTGAGAGGGAGGACGTCTTTTTTGTCGATTCCCAGAGTCGGCCGAAGCTTGTAATACCGGTCATCCTCAAAGGGTACGACCGTATTGAGCCCGTCATTTCCTCCCGCGAGTTGGACAAGGACAAGGATGGTCGAGTCCTTGTCCGGTCGTGGGCTTCTGAGAGAGGCTGCACGGGCAACAAAGGAGGGAGCCACTTGACTCAGAGCAAGAAAGCTCATCGCCTTTCCGCCAGTCCGGAGAAATTCGCGCCTGGTCGTTCGGGGGAAAAGGGAGTCGGCTTCCATGGTTCTAACTGAGTTGGTAATGAGGAGACTGAAGGATGGTCACCAAGACCTCCCGAACCTCTGCGGGATGAGCTTTGTTTCCGAGATGATCGCGAACCCTTCGAAAAAATGTGGGACCCGGCGGGTTGATCAATATCTGGTCATTGACGAATTGAATGAAGTCGTTGTTGGTCGGGCCGATCCTTTCGACGAGACGGTCGATGTCGACGCGGAAGGAGAGGTGGTCTTGCCGACCTCGCTCCCGATCAATGCGATATTGGTCATCCGCATTGAGGCTTTTCTCCGAGAAGTCTTGGAATAGTTCGGCGATGGCTTGTCTTCTGGCAGCCAATTTACCTGCATTGATCCACGCCTCGCCTCCAATCCAACCGCGCACGTTGGGAGGTT
This window encodes:
- a CDS encoding DUF1501 domain-containing protein, with the translated sequence MEADSLFPRTTRREFLRTGGKAMSFLALSQVAPSFVARAASLRSPRPDKDSTILVLVQLAGGNDGLNTVVPFEDDRYYKLRPTLGIDKKDVLPLNELSGLPTSCESLHRLFSDGKLSVLQNVGYPNPNRSHFRSMEIWETGSDSDDVEPTGWVSRFFDNSCAGSPDEDDPKGIYLTQQAPQVFDSDEFLNIYGAASFSKKGSAGDRKLLEELSELKVGEQEPMHFLSHTYLDALAMDEKIARVLANHRRKAVYPESQIANSLSKVARMIRAGLDTRVYFVSLGGFDTHSNQIYRQPQLLKQLSTALLAFQNDLEADGLDSQVLTMTFSEFGRRPRENESNGTDHGTAAPLFVMGKNVSGSVMGDAPNLDLPRNGDLTYETDFRSVYATVLENWLNCPSEPVLGGRFDTVPFLRG